The Primulina eburnea isolate SZY01 chromosome 13, ASM2296580v1, whole genome shotgun sequence genome includes a region encoding these proteins:
- the LOC140808936 gene encoding protein LEO1 homolog has product MATFNFSNIIGVDPKPFDPRTYVEENYYVTDTSGTKRHLPFTNIIRWRQVIGPDGKISLESNARFVTWSDGSLQLLIGNESFDVSEQAVEDIQSHLFIKLKHEKGIYQSQGRISRNMRFMPSSLSSNSHHVLTAMVNSQNQKFSKVKQYVTDVDPEFLAEEQMRVEKQMMKSDKQLKGKKKKTGKKYTAKGHKGKGLAPEYLEDAIDKNHYESELSDDLHHFGLDQENEAAAEKAPIDHKKGISFTPLLPTLTFFLLKLRSLS; this is encoded by the exons ATGGCAACATTCAACTTCTCCAATATAATTGGCGTTGATCCCAAACCATTTGATCCCAGAACATATGTTGAAGAGAACTATTATGTGACTGACACATCTGGAACTAAACGGCATCTACCCTTCACCAACATAATCCGATGGAGACAAGTCATTGGTCCTGATGGAAAAATATCT CTTGAAAGCAATGCTCGATTTGTTACATGGTCGGATGGGAGTTTACAGTTGCTTATTGGGAATGAAAGTTTTGACGTGTCTGAGCAGGCTGTAGAGGACATTCAGTCACATCTTTTTATCAAGCTCAAGCATGAAAAG GGAATTTACCAGTCTCAGGGCAGAATCTCAAGAAATATGAGGTTTATGCCTTCATCCTTATCATCGAATTCCCACCACGTCTTGACTGCTATGGTTAATTCCCAAAATCAAAAGTTCAGCAAAGTCAAGCAGTACGTTACTGACGTGGACCCAGAGTTTTTAGCGGAAGAACAAATGAGG GTTGAAAAGCAAATGATGAAATCTGATAAACAACTTAAaggaaagaagaagaaaacaGGAAAGAAGTACACTGCTAAGGGTCACAAGGGGAAAGGACTTGCACCTGAATATCTGGAGGATGCAATTGACAAG AATCATTATGAGTCTGAACTCTCTGATGACCTGCACCATTTTGGGTTGGACCAAGAGAACGAAGCTGCAGCAGAGAAGGCGCCTATTGATCACAAAAAAGGCATTTCATTTACTCCATTACTCCCAACTCTTACATTTTTCTTATTGAAACTGAGATCACTTTCATGA